TGCCATTTCAGAAGAGAGCATGGAAGAAGCAGGGCTAGAATGGAACTCAGCTCTCACTGCTGCTGTCACCATGGCCACAGAGGAGGGACTGAAGAAAGACTCGGAAGAAATTTCAGGTACTTTTTTCTGGTGCTCAGACATCTTGCAGGGTTTTGTGACCTTATGACCATTATCACCATTATGATTATGGACACAAAAGACCTCTTAATtacttttgctgttttttctcGTGCATATTAATACTAACTATAACTGCAAACTTCTTTTATCCATGCAACAGCCCTGCAAAGTcacattttatacatgaagaaattgaggttcagaaagGTTCAACAACTTGCCTAATACCTGTCATACAACCTATAAGTATTAGAGCTGAATTCAGCTGAGTTTGACTCTGTAGCCCCTGCTTTTCATCCTCTCATACTGCCTCCAACTTTGGTACATTTTTTAGATAAACCAAGCTGCAAGGTGTTAGAAGAAAAAATTAGGTAGCAGGTGGTGTAGAAGATGCTAATTAATGATGATGCACTTAGAGGGGACCAGGAGAGGCTTCACATCATCCTccagtcatttattcatttaaaaaatatttatgctgCATATTTTCAATTGGTACTCTTGCTTGATGCTAGACAggtaaatgaaaagacatagcTTCTGACTTCAGGGAGCTTATAACAATGCCTGTGCAActgttttactttgctttttttaactATATGATTAGGGCAAATATATCTTTAGTTTTTTAGTATATCTTTAATGTAACatctttattacttttaaaattaaattatttaaataatatctaatatttatttaatacttaattGAATACTTTTATTAGAGGAAGGTACCTGTTCCTTGTAGCCAGAGCCATGACAAATTGTGGGCATGACAAATTGAGGCAATTATCCCAAGTCCCTAGCTTGCTAAAGAGGCCAAATAATTAGTACCAACTTAGGCAGCCACTATTCCAAAAGCTTCTTCCCTCTGTCCAGAAATGGCCTGACAAGGAATCCTTTCGAATTGAAATGATTTTGAATTTAATACATTGTAGAAATGTGCCTAAGTATATGTAGCATCCCTTGCTTACCCTCTCTTATCTCTTTTGTACCAGAGGACACTTTGATGTTTTGGAAAGGAATAGCTGATGTAGGGCTGATGGAAGAGGTTGTATGCAATATACAGAAGGAAATAGAGGAGCTACTCAGGGGGGTTCAGCAGCGGCTCATCCAGGCTCCCTTCCAGGTCACAGGTAAGTGCATTAATCCTAATAATATCAAGTAATTTATTAAACACTAACATCTGCAGGTAGGAAGATCCTATTACCCTCATGAAAACACTAAGGgataggtattattatccccattttatagattaataAACTAGGGCTCATAAAATTTAAGTTACTTGTCCAAAGTTCATAACTGGGTTTTGAACTCAGGTCTGGCCATACTTTCTCCACAGGTAGTTTTTTCCTTTATCAATGTGTCAGAAAAGTAATTCTCTCAATTCTCTCTCACTCATATATagatgagtatatatatatatatatttaaatatattaatatagatataacaaataaaaattagttataCATGTGATCAATCTTTGTTAAAATTGTTAAAACTGCAATTAGAACAGTCCCATCATTTTCTAATTGTTCCATATTTATATATAGCACAACAGGGAGATGGTGGAACCTTTCTGTTTTAACTCAACAGACAtgtcttttaatttaaatagatGCCGCTGTTCTCAACAATGTGGCACATACATTTGGCCTAATGGACACAGTCAAAAAGGTTTTGGACAACAGAAGGAACCAAATagagcagggagaagagcagtTTCTCTATACTCTGACAGGTGTGTATAATTTATGTCTCTTCTTAGGTGATACTCAAGTCTTaccatttctttattaaattctGTTGGAACTGgattgcttctttcttttcttctttctccccccaccccaactccctctctttctctttctttttctttctttcaattcaTATGGTATCCTATTTGGCTTTTTCTTATACAAAGCCCCAGGTGGGGTGAAGTGGTGGGAAACAGATGAGgcacaaaggaaaagagaaagaagccagcaCCCCAGTACTCCTTCTATATCTTTTGGAGAATTAGGATGTCTGCTAGAATGCTCTATTGATCCAGAAGTATTGGTGGCAGAAGAAACAAATTGGCCTTCATCTTTTTTACATTATTACTACTGAGTCTTTTGAGAGATGTACATTTAGCATATTCTCCATTATTTGTACCAATAAATTATGGTACAGGgataatttaaatctttttatcaAGTACTTCATGCTGGTCTCTACACTAGGTTTCAGAAATATAGTGTTGAATATTGAGGGCTTTCAAGGAACTCAAGGGAAAGCAGACATGGAAATAGAGTAAGTGCAAAAGGTAATCAGTTTTGTGACAAGCATATAGCAGGTATGATGGAAAAGCAAGGGAGTTATCACTTATACCTGGAAAGAATCAGGAGAGGCTTTTGAGGGAGGTAAAGCAGGTGAAGGATACAAAACAGATCAGAGGTATGGAGTATCATCAGAGTTTGAATGATGTTTTGGGTTGGCCAGAaggtccatatggttttttccacaaaataatagacacatttttcattttcactaataactattgatttggatattatGAATATGTCAGccatctcctgcatggtataacgttgatagttctcaattaatgtctcgatttgattgctatcaacttcaactgggctacctgactgtggagcatcgtccagcgagaattCTCCAGCAAGAAACATacagaccacttttgacatgtttgattagtcacagcatcttctccatacactgcacaaatctttttttgcatttcagttgcgtttttacctttcttgaaataataaagtataatatgctaaaaatgttatatattttcttccatcctcaatattaaaatggttttacaaaaattcaccaattttgataaggttttttttttttaatgcatgccgATATGACAGCTCTctcaatacaatctaacaatatggttttgaatgaagttaaagacaactaagcactactagagccatcttatgtaaaaaaaccaaatgaactttttggccaacccagtagaatATGTTATAGTCAGTCATAAAACCCAAAGGCAAGAAGATATTTGATAAGAAAAGAACAATTTgggttgttttaaaattattgttatacccagtttatattttaaactctGTTTACAAAGTATTATCAGAGATACCCTTTGCCATTTGATCCCCCCCAGGACTGTTACCCCTGTTTTACTGATGACCCAGTAGAGGAACAGAGAGGATACATTATTTGCCTGGGGCCACAAAAGTGAAGCCGAAAGTAGAACTCTGTTTTCTTATTCCGAATCCAGTTCCTACCTCGAAACTTTATACCACctgaaaaatagtttttgttaGGATGGCAGGCTTCTGGTTCCTTGTCCATATTATTTTGTAGGTAGTTTTAACTGTAGTGTACgtacagttttgttttctgatttttcactATGACATTAATATTTTTCCAAGTTGCTACATCTAGACATTCTCCTACCaagacatttacattttcttaaaaaaaaaaaagtaatttacttttagccctgacttgtgtggctcagtggattgagtgctggcctgcaaaccaaagggttgccagtttgattccaactcagggcacatgcctgggtttcggaccaggtccccagtagggggtgcacgagaggcaaccacacattgatgtttttttccctctctttctctcttcctttccctctctaaaaataaataaatgaaatctttaaaaaaatgatttagagagagaagaagggagggagaaaaagagggagagaaacatcagtgtgtgagaaaaacatcaatagacacatcaatcagtttgcctcttgcatgcccccaactgggaacctggcctacaacccaggcaagtgtcctggctgggaactgaaccagcaatcTCTCagtttgaaggccagcactcaacccactgagccacaccagccagggctagatatttaaattttcaaacttTCAAATTTTCTTCTTCAGTAGCTTATTTTGTTACATTGAACTTGTgtgaatatagtttttaaaatttttaaatttattttagaaaatgagaaggggaggggagagagagagaaacatcaatttattgttttatttatgtattcattggttgattctaaaatgtaccctgactgggaatcaaaccctacAACCTTagcatatggggatgatgctctaagcaactgagtaCCCAACCAGGccctaactttttctttttatgtccttttaaaCTATTTCTCAGGACAAAGCTTTAGGCTAAATAGTATTTATAGTTTGTTTTATGGGTTTCTGTGAATTACTGTCAAATTTCCAAGATTATACCAATTTATGTCACCAGTTAAACTCATTGACATTGGGCATTTCTAATAGTACCTGActtaaacttttcaaaaattcctggacagtgtgactcagttggttaagTGTCGTCTCATAAACCAAAAGGCCAcgggttcaattcttggtcagggcaaatgcctaggttgcagatttggttGTGGTTGTGGCGCATGtgagatcaatgtttctctcacatcgatgtttctctccctctctctctccctcccttcccctctctaaagtcagtgagcatgtcctcaggcgaggataaaaaaaatcacccagTCTAGTTTCTTCTTAAAAACAATGAAGTGATTTCCTGAGACTACAGAGTGGCAAGACCAGAATAAGACCCCAGGTCTCCTCCTTCCCATTTTACTGTTCCTAAGATTATAGTTACCTTCACacagtctttcttttttccttttcgtAGACTTGGAACGCCAATTGGAAGAGCAGAAGAAGCAAGCTCAGGATCACAGGCTGAAATCCCAGACAGTTCAAAATGTGGTATTGATGCCTGTGAGCACTCCTAAGCCTCCAAAAAGGCCCAGGCTCCAGCGGCCAGCCTCCACCACCGTCCTGAGCCCTTCTCCTCCTGTCCAGCAGCCTCAGTTCACAGTCATCTCGCCTATTACCATCACCCCAGTGGGTCAGTCATTTTCCATGGGCAATATTCCAGTGGCCACcctcagccagggctccagccctgTGACTGTCCACACACTGCCTTCTGGCCCTCAGCTCTTCCGCTATGCCACAGTGGTCTCCTCTGCCAAGAGCAGCTCACCAGACACAGTGACCATTCACCCTTCATCTAGCTTGACGCTGCTAAGCTCTACTGCCATGCAGGATGGGAGTACCCTGGGCAACATGACCACCATGGTGAGCCCTGTGGAGTTGGTGGCCATGGAGTCTGGCCTGACCTCGGCAATACAGGCTGTTGAAAGCACCTCAGAGGATGGGCAGACCATCATTGAGATTGACCCAGCCCCAGACCCAGAGGCTGAGGATACTGAGGGAAAAGCAGTCATTTTGGAGACAGAGCTGAGGACTGAGGATAAAGTTGTGGCTGAGATGGAAGAACATCAGCATCAAGTCCACAATGTGGAAATTGTGGTCTTAGAGGATTAACTGGGGAGATCGGGGCCAGGAGAtatgttttggttttaaattttaattatttgtttacttttatcaTTGTCCCACTCATTTCCACATAggatccttttttttaaaaaaaaaaactatcttgtTGCTGTAACTGAAAATGTTGGGTATCTCCTACCCCCTCAttgaaaaaatggacaaaaacaagcTGCCCTTCCAGAAGTTGAGAGTAGGTCACTAAGTGTCCTCATCCTCTTACACCAAGGAAGTTATTTCTTTCAGGGGAGGCATCAAGATAACCAGAAACCCTATCCTGAAAGCCCTTTCCAGGCTAGTCTACCTGTGTATGCATGTGGTTTTATTCTTGTAAAGATGCATTGACCAAACTCTGGAACACAGACCTGATACTGGAAGGCAACCCACTCACACACGGATGCAGAAGGATAGTTCATTTTGTATCCTGGAATGGGCCCTCAGAGGCCAGTGCAAAACTCTGAAACAAAGGAAGTTGAATTCTGCTTGAAGGGGAACTCTGTTGCTTGGAGCAGCAGTTTAAAAAGGGAAGTGCTTTGGCCAGGATGGGGcaaagaaattatattatttcccGAAATGCAACTGATACCTCTTGATATCTCTGAGGGTTACCACTATGGGTGCTATTTTGAGGAGAAGCCACTGATAAGTGGAAGGGTACATTGCCATAGAGCAAGTAGCATCAGGAGAAATAGAAATCCAGGGATGTCATAGCTGTGCTTTGGGATTCAAGCCCACCTGGCCCCAATTTTGTCAAAGCACTTACCTTTCTACACTAGAATCAGTCCGTTTATTTGCAAACTGTGATGTGGTGTAAATTGCTCTTAGACTATGGCTGTTGTGGTGGTTGGGCCTCCAAGGCCATCATTTTTGTTGCATAACTCCAGGAGCAAGGGAGTTCCTCATCCAGACCAGCTGCCCTTTTTGGTGGGGCCCTTTTTTGGCTTTGGAACCAAAAGCATCCACTCATTTGGTGCTTCCTCTTGTTCTACCCTCCGTTTCTCAACTGTTAATGGCATCTGTCTCCTGGATCCCACGCTCTTCAGCTTTTTGGCTGATTTGGAGAACAGTGACAGGTGCCTGCCTTCATCCCCTTTTAGATTCATTTATACCACAGATGTTTCTGTGAGATTGAACTCATAAAAAAACCTTAGCTTGGCAGGAAGACTAAATACCCCCAGACTATCCTGAGGCACCGAGTGGATGTCTCCTGAGCGAGCTGGACTCCCTGGGAAAGAAGCATTGTCTGCAACAttatattataggaaatgtaccAAGAAtgtctttggggtgggggggtgtatcttactttcttttttttttttttttaatgttgtttgtATATTTAGAGGTGGGCCATTTTCTGTGTTGTGATTACTTCTCTTTGACCATCTTCAGTGTTTGGGGCAATTGTAGAccctggtttttctttcttttggttgtattgTTTACTGCACTAGGAAAAATATAGGGAAACCGCAGACAGTTTAAAGGAAAAATAGGTCAAAAAGAAAGCACACACACCTTAGGAGtgggagtttttgttttgttttttaattaaaagcaaaactTCGAcctgtagtttcctttttttttttttttttttcaagaagccACCCACTTGAAGCCAAGTTTTTCCAACGGATGTTGGAAACCCTGCTGTCAAGCAAATGAAAACAGTTCTGTTCCTCAGATGGCTGTACATAGCTGGAGAAGCCCTCTAAGTTGGAGGGTCAATCATAAAAGCCTTAAGGGTGAGATTTCTGAGCCCCACACAGTTGTGGTTTTCAGCTTTAaaattggggttttatttttcttttcaaaacatttaatagACAGCAGTCAGCTTAGAACAAGCCTTTGGTCCTTTATATATCTTTAGTGAGGAAAGtggcttttatttcttgcttGTTTAGGTTTCCTGTTGGTACATAAACAAAACCAATATTTCTGTCTAAGGCTAAAACTGTTACTTGAAGCTAGAAAGGCATATCATTCCTAATGCGGTTTTTAGGGAcacttttcctctttcccagagACAAGAGGCCCAATTCAGAACAGAGGAGGAGAATACCTACACACTAggttcctttctcccctccatcAGAGCTGttggtaatattttaatatagtatGAACATCATGCTTCCAAAGTCAAGAGATCTCCTCCTAAGGACAGAGCCTGTTTACTTTTACTTTCTGAATATTCCAGCTGGTGGAAATACACAAGCTTTGTTGTTTTCCTGGTCTTCCAATAGCCTGTCATTATTGCTAGATGCTATGGCACCCATTGTTGAGTTGGGGGGTTCTCTTTCAGGTCTGGTCCAGATGATCTCAGATGGGGTGAAATATATGCGAGCCATTCGTCTGTGCACAAGTATTTGCAATGAATCATTCCTCAGGCTGACTTGGCAGTAGCCATCT
This DNA window, taken from Desmodus rotundus isolate HL8 chromosome 3, HLdesRot8A.1, whole genome shotgun sequence, encodes the following:
- the GMEB1 gene encoding glucocorticoid modulatory element-binding protein 1 isoform X1, translated to MANAEVSVPVGDVVVVPSEGNEGENPEDTKTQVILQLQPVQQGLFIDGHFYNRIYEAGSENNTAVVAVETHTIHKIEEGIDASTIEANEDMEIAYPITCGESKAILLWKKFVCPGINVKCVKFNDQLISPKHFVHLAGKSTLKDWKRAIRLGGIMLRKMMDSGQIDFYQHDKVCSNTCRSTKFDLLISSARAPVPGQQTSVVQTPTSADGNITQIAISEESMEEAGLEWNSALTAAVTMATEEGLKKDSEEISEDTLMFWKGIADVGLMEEVVCNIQKEIEELLRGVQQRLIQAPFQVTDAAVLNNVAHTFGLMDTVKKVLDNRRNQIEQGEEQFLYTLTDLERQLEEQKKQAQDHRLKSQTVQNVVLMPVSTPKPPKRPRLQRPASTTVLSPSPPVQQPQFTVISPITITPVGQSFSMGNIPVATLSQGSSPVTVHTLPSGPQLFRYATVVSSAKSSSPDTVTIHPSSSLTLLSSTAMQDGSTLGNMTTMVSPVELVAMESGLTSAIQAVESTSEDGQTIIEIDPAPDPEAEDTEGKAVILETELRTEDKVVAEMEEHQHQVHNVEIVVLED
- the GMEB1 gene encoding glucocorticoid modulatory element-binding protein 1 isoform X2 — protein: MANAEVSVPVGDVVVVPSEGNEGENPEDTKTQVILQLQPVQQGIYEAGSENNTAVVAVETHTIHKIEEGIDASTIEANEDMEIAYPITCGESKAILLWKKFVCPGINVKCVKFNDQLISPKHFVHLAGKSTLKDWKRAIRLGGIMLRKMMDSGQIDFYQHDKVCSNTCRSTKFDLLISSARAPVPGQQTSVVQTPTSADGNITQIAISEESMEEAGLEWNSALTAAVTMATEEGLKKDSEEISEDTLMFWKGIADVGLMEEVVCNIQKEIEELLRGVQQRLIQAPFQVTDAAVLNNVAHTFGLMDTVKKVLDNRRNQIEQGEEQFLYTLTDLERQLEEQKKQAQDHRLKSQTVQNVVLMPVSTPKPPKRPRLQRPASTTVLSPSPPVQQPQFTVISPITITPVGQSFSMGNIPVATLSQGSSPVTVHTLPSGPQLFRYATVVSSAKSSSPDTVTIHPSSSLTLLSSTAMQDGSTLGNMTTMVSPVELVAMESGLTSAIQAVESTSEDGQTIIEIDPAPDPEAEDTEGKAVILETELRTEDKVVAEMEEHQHQVHNVEIVVLED